In Silene latifolia isolate original U9 population chromosome 6, ASM4854445v1, whole genome shotgun sequence, the genomic window CCAGAGGAAGTTTCTTTGATGCATTAATGCACAGGAAGTTTAAAAGTGGCTCGGAAGACAAGAAGACTGCCATGTCTGGAGGGGTTCCTAATGGTATACCTTCAGAAAAAGGGTCAACTTTATCAGTATCAATCTCACCCTCCTTAGAGGTATCACGGTGCCACAGTTTCGCTGAAGAGTCTCGTGCTCAACCTCTTCCCCTTCCGGTGCAACTTAGCAGCGTTGAAAATGCAAATTCTGACATTAGGACATCTAGCAGAGAGTTATTAATTTCTCCTGTTTCTGGTGTGTATGATCGTAGAAAGCCAGATGCTGCCGGTACTTGGGAGGATTTGGAGATTGCCTCGGTCTCTACTAATAGCTCAATGGACACAAATGATCAAACTGATTCTCGCCTCTTCAGCCCTCAGGCGTCTGACTATGAAAGTGGGAACGTAACTGCTATTAACAGCCCTTCTAGGTGAAGCATATATACCGCCTTAACTAATTCACAATCTTACATTACTCATTGTCCCATCTAGTTATTTCAAAAACACTGGtaattattattcattccttAATGGCTAACAAAACTGGTCACACTTGTTTTCATTGTGAAGTAGCATTCATTTAATTCAAGTATCGAGGCAGTTTCAATATGGGTCATTTGTAAAACAACCTCAGCCTCTTTGTGTTcttaacacaagggtaaggctgcataTATCCGACCTCTCCATTCCCCGCATTTGCAGGAGCCCTTGAGTCATTcgagtgttgttgttgttgattcattCCATGATATTTCTTTTTTGTGTAAAAGGTTAAGGGAGCATCCTCCACTTGTTGTACGGAGACAGCTGAAGGATCAAAGGAAGCCACTTAATCAATCATCCAATAATACATTAAGAAGACGTAGACCTTTAAGCTCCCATGTTACAAAATTACAAATCCCTCCTCATGCTGGTTTTATCCGTGCTTCAGGCAATTCTGTATCATGTCCTTCACGCAGCCCAGTGAGAACTAGTGCCCAATATCAAGTGAATAAGTCTGATTCCCGTGTAAGGAGAACATGTTCAGATAACTCAATTGGAAATGAACTTTTCATTAGGCCAGGTTCTGGTCAGAATTTGGAACATGATCCAGTTGGAGATATGCATCTCCTATCGCCTCAAAATGGATGTAGTGCTGAGTGTTCACCGATACTAAGCCCAAAAATGACTAGCCCGGGTTGCAGGTCTCTGATGCAAAGTGGTTGTGTGACTCCATTACATCATTCTGCTGGCCCTAAGAGTCACAAGCTGCCTCTACCTCCAGTATCATTATCTAGTTATTTCCCAAAAAGTCGTGGTCAAGGAGAAAGTTCGACGAGTCCTGTTTCACGTTGGAAGAAGGGGCGAATGATCGGAAGTGGCACATTTGGACACGTCTACCTGGGTTTTAATAGGTTTGTCAGTAAATCTTCCACGTAGTCATTTGAATTTGTGTGGTCGTACTGCTCTAGTGATACTTATCTGCTCATGTTCATTATAATCTGtcaaatggtttttttttttgctcattTAGTGTACATGTTTGATAGGACTTGGACAGTAATATACTTGTGTATTTCTCATTTAGTTATATATCTCAGATTCAATTGCATCTAAGTCTGTTCTCAAATGTTGAATCTCAGTGAAACTGGTGAGATGTGTGCTATGAAGGAGGTAACTCTGTTCTCAGATGATACCAAGTCTAAGGAATGCGCACAGCAGCTAGGGCAAGTATGTCTTCACACTATTAAATTTTGCTGAACTGAGTTTGCATGTTTTCTCCTTTTATTCTATACTCCTAGTTACTCTGGATCTCTTTACACTCCATTAATTTGAGCCATGTGATTCTAGTTCTGCCACTCAATTTGCGTATCTGATAACTTTACAGGAGGTCGCTTTACTGAGCCGCTTAAGACACCCAAACATCTTGCAGTATTATGGATCTGAGATGGTAGCGACTTTTTGCCTTTATTTTTTATTGCTTCCTTAGAAGTAGTTCTTTTGAGTTCCTTTTATCATGAGCCGTACAGTTAATTTCGAAGTTATGTACATGGAAAGGACAATTATgtggtattttttttttaatcgtGGCATC contains:
- the LOC141587254 gene encoding mitogen-activated protein kinase kinase kinase YODA-like; its protein translation is MRSWWGKPSPKEVKQKTTRGSFFDALMHRKFKSGSEDKKTAMSGGVPNGIPSEKGSTLSVSISPSLEVSRCHSFAEESRAQPLPLPVQLSSVENANSDIRTSSRELLISPVSGVYDRRKPDAAGTWEDLEIASVSTNSSMDTNDQTDSRLFSPQASDYESGNVTAINSPSRLREHPPLVVRRQLKDQRKPLNQSSNNTLRRRRPLSSHVTKLQIPPHAGFIRASGNSVSCPSRSPVRTSAQYQVNKSDSRVRRTCSDNSIGNELFIRPGSGQNLEHDPVGDMHLLSPQNGCSAECSPILSPKMTSPGCRSLMQSGCVTPLHHSAGPKSHKLPLPPVSLSSYFPKSRGQGESSTSPVSRWKKGRMIGSGTFGHVYLGFNSETGEMCAMKEVTLFSDDTKSKECAQQLGQEVALLSRLRHPNILQYYGSEMVENNLYIYLEYISGGSIHKLLGDYGQFGESAIRSFTRQILSGLAYLHARNTVHRDIKGANILVDPNGRVKLADFGMAKHITGHSGPLSFKGSPYWMAPEVIRNSDGSNIAVDIWSLGCTIIEMATAKPPWSQYEGVAALFKVGNSKEIPAIPDHLSKEGKDFVLKCLQRNPLDRPTAAQLLDHPFVKNVSPSGIYLLNSEGSGYVNKVAGLDLEGVAERLPKGLKFASKSRGPSKHLSCPVSPISSPLRSPKSSQKTCTKRPPFNSNPRTASSSSAHIDCPKIQKSLYDAPVNHRSRQETSIGTPEISRANQGTSKCQSNLTGCQIMHLVNGTQESFNRQTRIKLKSSFVRPLTY